The following coding sequences lie in one Capsicum annuum cultivar UCD-10X-F1 chromosome 5, UCD10Xv1.1, whole genome shotgun sequence genomic window:
- the LOC107871622 gene encoding uncharacterized protein LOC107871622, which produces MKNHELRPTGYTSFLEVNEVYAHHARRGKDRGRGYRRDHSYDYGQERNRVSGVSHPSKKWIHQKKQGKNEKRETVKACICFRCGAKRYYARDCRTSKHMVDLYQASQKKKEKNLEANFVSENHVGTAHLDVADFFEHTEGKIDHLIGDGSVAMEE; this is translated from the coding sequence atgaaaaatcatgagcTTCGACCTACTGGATATACATCATTTCTTGAAGTGAATGAGGTGTACGCCcaccatgctaggcgtggaaAGGATCGTGGACGTGGATACAGACGTGATCATAGCTATGATTATGGTCAAGAAAGAAATCGTGTGTCTGGTGTTAGTCATCCATCAAAGAAATGGATCCATCAAAAGAAACAAGGAAAGAATGAGAAACGTGAAACAGTTAAAGCATGCATTTGTTTTCGATGTGGTGCAAAAAGATACTATGCACGCGACTGCCGTACTTCCAAACACatggttgatctttatcaagcatcacaaaagaagaaagagaaaaatcttGAAGCTAATTTTGTCTCTGAAAATCATGTTGGCACCGCTCACTTAGATGTAGCAGATTTTTTCGAGCACACTGAAGGAAAGATAGATCACCTGATTGGTGATGGTTCTGTGGCTATGGAAGAGTGA